The following proteins come from a genomic window of Ornithinimicrobium cryptoxanthini:
- a CDS encoding 1-phosphofructokinase family hexose kinase, with the protein MSPPQASEPWVCVVAPTSVLMVEIENATGSDEAGPSHAEIHVHPGGQGLWVASMARSLDARVSVCGPFGGETGAILRQLAETDGLDVTAVEYAEGSAARVHDRRSGERKEVASMPAQALRRHETDEFFGAALVTGTEADVCVITGAQPADVLGADFFARLTHDLLVGGALVVADLSAEAAVQVAAQGPTLLKMSHLEVIAAGLADEETVDSLHWAARDLVAQGVGTMVVSRADEPTLVVDPEGSWLVHTPALSTVDHRGAGDSMTAAIAVGLGRGMPVLEAVRLGAAAGTLNVTRRGLGTGGRAQIERFATRVMIEELD; encoded by the coding sequence ATGAGTCCACCACAGGCGAGTGAGCCCTGGGTCTGCGTCGTCGCGCCCACGTCGGTCCTGATGGTGGAGATCGAGAACGCCACGGGCTCCGACGAAGCAGGCCCATCTCACGCTGAGATCCACGTGCACCCGGGAGGTCAGGGTCTGTGGGTCGCGTCGATGGCCAGGTCCCTGGATGCGCGGGTGAGCGTGTGCGGACCCTTCGGCGGAGAGACCGGCGCGATCCTGCGGCAGCTCGCCGAGACGGACGGGCTGGACGTCACCGCCGTCGAGTATGCCGAGGGCAGCGCGGCCCGCGTCCACGACCGCCGCAGCGGGGAGCGCAAGGAGGTCGCGAGCATGCCGGCCCAGGCACTGCGCCGGCACGAGACGGACGAGTTCTTCGGCGCCGCGCTGGTGACCGGCACGGAGGCTGATGTGTGCGTGATCACCGGTGCTCAACCAGCCGACGTGCTGGGTGCCGACTTCTTTGCCCGCCTGACGCACGACCTGCTCGTCGGAGGGGCCCTGGTGGTGGCCGACCTCTCCGCCGAGGCAGCGGTGCAGGTCGCGGCGCAAGGCCCGACGCTGCTGAAGATGAGTCACCTCGAGGTCATCGCCGCCGGCTTGGCCGACGAGGAGACAGTGGACAGCCTGCACTGGGCGGCTCGGGACCTCGTCGCGCAGGGAGTGGGGACGATGGTGGTCTCGCGAGCGGACGAACCGACGCTGGTGGTCGACCCCGAAGGATCCTGGCTGGTGCACACACCCGCGTTGTCGACAGTGGACCACCGCGGGGCCGGTGACTCGATGACCGCCGCGATCGCGGTCGGTCTCGGCCGCGGCATGCCGGTGCTCGAGGCGGTGCGACTGGGGGCGGCCGCCGGCACTCTCAACGTCACCCGCCGCGGGCTGGGCACGGGAGGACGCGCCCAGATTGAGCGGT